In Fusobacterium hwasookii, a single window of DNA contains:
- a CDS encoding glucose-6-phosphate isomerase, with protein sequence MKKISLDYSKIFKFINEDELSQMKVLVDGVSTKLHNKSGAGNDFLGWLDLPINYDKEEFSRIKKASEKIKSDSEVLIVIGIGGSYLGARAVIECLSHSFFNSLNKEKRNAPEIYFAGQNISGKYLKDLIEIIGDRDFSVNVISKSGTTTEPAIAFRVFKELLENKYGEKAKDRIYVTTDKNKGALKKLADEKGYEEFVIPDDVGGRFSVLTAVGLLPISVAGISIDDLMNGAKTAREDYSKDFTDNDCYKYAAIRNILYKKNYNIEILANYEPRFHYISEWWKQLYGESEGKDKKGIFPASVDLTTDLHSMGQYIQDGRRNLFETILNVETSDKDIIIKKEAEDLDGLNYLEGKGLSFVNNKAFEGTLLAHIDGGVPNLVINIPEVTAFNIGYLIYFFEKACAISGYLLEVNPFDQPGVESYKKNMFALLGKKGYEE encoded by the coding sequence ATGAAAAAAATTAGTTTAGATTACTCAAAAATTTTTAAGTTTATCAATGAAGATGAACTAAGTCAAATGAAAGTTTTAGTTGATGGGGTTTCAACAAAATTACACAACAAAAGTGGAGCAGGAAATGATTTTTTAGGTTGGTTGGATTTACCTATTAACTATGATAAAGAAGAATTTTCAAGAATAAAGAAAGCTAGTGAAAAAATAAAGTCTGACTCTGAAGTTTTGATTGTTATTGGTATAGGTGGTTCTTACTTAGGAGCAAGAGCAGTTATAGAATGTTTAAGCCATAGCTTCTTTAACTCTTTAAACAAAGAAAAGAGAAATGCACCAGAAATATACTTTGCAGGACAAAATATATCAGGAAAATATTTAAAAGACTTAATAGAAATTATAGGGGATAGAGATTTTTCTGTAAATGTTATTTCTAAATCAGGAACAACAACTGAACCTGCAATAGCTTTTAGAGTATTTAAAGAACTATTAGAAAATAAATATGGTGAAAAAGCAAAAGATAGAATCTATGTTACAACTGATAAAAATAAGGGTGCTTTAAAGAAACTTGCAGATGAAAAAGGATATGAAGAATTTGTAATTCCTGATGATGTAGGAGGAAGATTCTCTGTTTTAACAGCAGTTGGTCTACTCCCAATATCAGTTGCAGGAATAAGTATAGATGATTTAATGAATGGTGCAAAAACAGCAAGAGAAGATTATTCAAAAGATTTTACAGATAATGATTGTTATAAGTATGCTGCTATAAGAAATATACTTTATAAGAAAAACTATAATATTGAAATTTTAGCTAACTATGAACCAAGATTTCACTATATTTCTGAATGGTGGAAACAACTATATGGAGAATCTGAAGGAAAAGATAAAAAAGGTATCTTCCCTGCTTCAGTAGATTTAACAACTGATTTACACTCTATGGGGCAATATATCCAAGATGGAAGAAGAAACCTATTTGAAACTATATTAAATGTTGAAACTTCAGATAAAGATATAATTATCAAAAAAGAAGCTGAAGATTTAGATGGACTTAATTATTTAGAAGGTAAGGGACTTTCTTTTGTAAACAATAAGGCTTTTGAAGGCACTTTACTTGCACATATAGATGGTGGTGTACCAAATCTAGTTATAAACATTCCAGAAGTTACAGCTTTTAATATAGGATATTTAATTTATTTCTTTGAAAAGGCTTGTGCTATCAGTGGATATTTACTAGAAGTTAATCCTTTTGATCAACCTGGTGTAGAATCATATAAGAAAAATATGTTTGCTCTTTTAGGTAAAAAAGGATATGAAGAATGA
- a CDS encoding dicarboxylate/amino acid:cation symporter: MATKKLGLVPRLIIAIIVGILIGQFLPLWIVRIFKTFSTFFGLFLSFFIPLMIVGYVVSGIAKLTEGAGKLLGFTAVVSYISTIVAGTFSYTVAANLYPKLISGISSGINFEGKDVAPYFTIPLKPPIDVTAAIVFAFMMGITISIMRSQKKGETTFKLFEEYEEIITKVLAGFVIPLLPFHILGIFSEMAYSGIVYKVMGVFLAIYLCIFAMHYIYMLVMFSIAGGVSKKSPFTLMKNQIPAYFTAVGTQSSAATIPVNVQCGLKNGTSPEIVDFVVPLCATIHLSGSMITLTSCIMGVLLLNDMPHSIGMMLPFLCMLGIAMVAAPGAPGGAVMSALPFLFLVGIDSQGPLASLLIALYITQDSFGTAINVSGDNAIAIYVDEFYKKYIKKAA; this comes from the coding sequence ATGGCTACTAAAAAGTTAGGTTTGGTACCAAGATTGATTATTGCAATCATTGTTGGGATACTAATTGGACAATTTTTACCACTTTGGATAGTTAGAATTTTTAAAACTTTCAGTACATTTTTTGGATTATTCCTATCATTCTTTATACCACTTATGATAGTTGGGTATGTAGTATCTGGAATAGCAAAACTTACTGAAGGTGCTGGAAAACTTTTAGGATTTACTGCTGTTGTTTCCTATATATCAACAATAGTTGCAGGAACATTTTCATATACAGTTGCAGCTAATCTATATCCTAAATTAATTTCAGGAATTTCATCAGGAATAAATTTTGAAGGAAAAGATGTGGCACCTTATTTTACAATTCCTTTAAAACCACCTATAGATGTAACTGCTGCAATAGTTTTTGCATTTATGATGGGGATTACTATTAGTATTATGAGAAGTCAAAAGAAAGGTGAAACAACATTTAAGTTATTTGAAGAATATGAAGAAATTATTACAAAAGTTCTAGCTGGATTTGTAATTCCATTGTTACCTTTCCATATTTTAGGAATATTCAGTGAAATGGCATATTCTGGAATAGTATATAAAGTTATGGGAGTATTTTTAGCTATATATCTATGTATATTTGCTATGCACTATATCTATATGCTTGTTATGTTCTCTATTGCTGGTGGAGTATCAAAGAAAAGTCCATTTACTCTTATGAAAAATCAAATACCAGCTTATTTTACAGCAGTTGGAACTCAATCATCAGCTGCAACTATCCCTGTAAATGTACAATGTGGATTGAAAAATGGAACAAGCCCTGAAATAGTTGATTTCGTTGTTCCTCTATGTGCAACTATTCACTTATCAGGAAGTATGATAACTTTAACAAGTTGTATTATGGGAGTTTTATTATTAAATGATATGCCACACTCTATTGGAATGATGTTACCATTCTTATGTATGCTTGGAATAGCTATGGTTGCAGCACCAGGTGCACCAGGTGGAGCAGTTATGAGTGCCTTACCATTCTTATTCTTAGTAGGAATCGATTCACAAGGACCTTTGGCTTCATTATTAATAGCTTTATATATAACACAAGATAGTTTTGGTACTGCTATAAATGTTTCAGGTGACAATGCAATAGCAATCTATGTTGATGAATTTTATAAAAAGTATATTAAAAAAGCAGCATAA
- a CDS encoding adhesion protein FadA: protein MKVKVLLSSMLLLGSLSYAAEVDSVAQEVMSEVKNIEAEYQALMQKEAERKEEFKQEKETLEKEVQELKERQLGREELYAKLKEDSKVRWHRDEYKKLVKRFDEYYNKLEQKIADKEQQIAELTKLLEVLN from the coding sequence ATGAAAGTAAAAGTTTTACTAAGCTCAATGTTATTACTAGGCTCATTATCTTATGCAGCAGAAGTAGATTCAGTAGCACAAGAAGTAATGTCTGAAGTAAAAAATATTGAAGCAGAATACCAAGCATTAATGCAAAAAGAAGCAGAAAGAAAAGAAGAATTTAAGCAAGAAAAAGAAACACTTGAAAAGGAAGTTCAAGAGTTAAAAGAAAGACAACTTGGAAGAGAAGAACTTTATGCAAAATTAAAAGAAGACTCAAAAGTAAGATGGCATAGAGACGAGTACAAGAAATTAGTAAAAAGATTTGACGAATACTACAACAAACTAGAACAAAAAATCGCAGACAAAGAACAACAAATAGCAGAATTAACAAAATTACTAGAAGTATTAAATTAA
- a CDS encoding FAD-I family protein yields the protein MKNRILFGTMLALLLVGSVSFADDDADKKRLLEEYEKMQAEKAKEQPQVAETTEVVTENGEVVATEGEQVAIAPKKAEKDMTESERMDVEVQRIKRRMLEINDKIENYNKTNEMIDNLEKNVGELERKVSY from the coding sequence GTGAAGAATAGAATATTATTTGGAACAATGTTAGCTTTACTTTTAGTAGGTTCAGTTTCATTTGCAGATGATGATGCAGATAAAAAAAGATTACTAGAAGAATATGAGAAAATGCAAGCAGAAAAGGCTAAAGAACAACCACAAGTAGCAGAAACAACAGAAGTTGTTACAGAAAATGGAGAAGTAGTAGCAACAGAAGGAGAACAAGTTGCAATAGCTCCAAAGAAAGCAGAAAAAGATATGACAGAATCAGAAAGAATGGATGTAGAAGTACAAAGAATCAAGAGAAGAATGTTAGAAATAAATGATAAGATTGAAAACTACAATAAAACAAATGAAATGATAGACAACTTAGAAAAGAATGTTGGGGAATTAGAAAGAAAAGTAAGTTACTAA
- a CDS encoding OmpA family protein, which yields MGKRKITTTIGIMFFLLVFSLPALAALTTTQMRENAIRINALELKNLDISTQVPKEMTIVLDERALNFDFDKSNVKAEYYDLLTNLKEFIEQNNYEVTILGHTDSVGSNKYIFGLSRRRAESVKAKLIEFGLAEDRIAGIEAMGEEQPIATNETKEGRAQNRRVEFKLVQREK from the coding sequence ATGGGAAAGAGAAAAATCACAACAACAATAGGAATAATGTTTTTCTTATTAGTGTTTTCTTTACCAGCATTAGCAGCTTTAACAACAACTCAAATGCGTGAAAATGCGATAAGAATAAATGCATTAGAATTAAAGAATTTAGATATAAGTACACAAGTACCAAAAGAAATGACAATAGTATTAGATGAAAGAGCTTTAAACTTTGACTTTGATAAATCAAATGTAAAAGCAGAATACTATGATTTATTAACAAATTTAAAAGAATTCATAGAACAAAATAACTACGAAGTAACAATATTAGGACATACAGATTCAGTAGGAAGTAACAAATATATCTTTGGACTTTCAAGAAGAAGAGCAGAAAGTGTAAAAGCGAAACTAATAGAATTTGGATTAGCAGAAGATAGAATAGCAGGAATAGAAGCAATGGGAGAAGAACAACCAATAGCAACTAATGAAACAAAAGAAGGAAGAGCTCAAAATAGAAGAGTTGAATTCAAATTAGTTCAAAGAGAAAAATAA